A single genomic interval of Musa acuminata AAA Group cultivar baxijiao chromosome BXJ3-4, Cavendish_Baxijiao_AAA, whole genome shotgun sequence harbors:
- the LOC135635587 gene encoding AT-rich interactive domain-containing protein 5-like isoform X2: MMAEPMATVGPEQEMPVLPENKVTDAKDDGGDLQTLPKDHTDNQSSQLGAEPDLTRKSESVKIAAEHDISKELDDTHLDKPTEETHLEKTTDNTPLENLMEEISFEKQTVETPLEKRTDGAPSDKKTDDAPSEKQTDDAPSVKLTGDALPEKQTDDALSVKLTGDALLEKQTDDMPSENQTDDIPLEKQTNDMSLETQRDEMSLEKQTDNTPLEKQADDTPVNNQTDDRPFEKQKDNTSLEKQTDDMSLEKQTDDAFLGKHTDDQVIMPTTHMETDSDQSGILNVKAEAENGAATITSENKTISAVTDVREPHPGDNYTKTPSKEEQTAGDNSTPIEGSNQSFIFEPYSDGDDSGTEEEQVAFMKELENFYRERSMEFKPPKFYGEALNCLKLWRTVTRLGGYDQVTACKLWRQVGESFKPPKTCTTISWSFRIFFEKALLEYEKHKIQTGELKFSMANLPGSMSVDNQVGGNQGSGSGRARRDAAARAMQGWHAQRLLNGEDKNSLSFMKRGTLKKRKAPTLEDAVKVAKTDPVKRQGDVIITDAGAPADWVKINVLRTKEFFEVYALVPGLLREEVQVQSDPAGRLIISGDPEQRDNPWGVTPFKKVITLPSRINPHQTSAVVSLHGQLFVRAPIDESDV, from the exons ATGATGGCTGAGCCAATGGCTACCGTCGGTCCAGAGCAAGAAATGCCAGTGCTTCCTGAAAACAAAGTGACTGATGCCAAAGATGATGGTGGGGACCTTCAAACTTTGCCAAAGGACCACACAGACAATCAGAGCTCTCAGTTGGGAGCGGAGCCTGATTTGACCAGGAAATCTGAATCTGTCAAGATCGCTGCCGAACACGATATATCCAAGGAACTGGACGATACACATTTGGACAAGCCAACAGAGGAGACACATTTAGAGAAGACAACAGACAACACACCGTTGGAGAATTTAATGGAAGAGATATCCTTTGAGAAGCAAACAGTCGAGACACCATTGGAGAAACGAACAGATGGTGCACCGTCAGATAAGAAAACAGATGATGCACCTTCAGAGAAGCAAACAGATGATGCACCATCCGTGAAGCTAACAGGTGATGCATTGCCGGAGAAGCAAACTGATGATGCACTGTCCGTGAAGCTAACAGGTGATGCATTGCTGGAGAAGCAAACAGATGACATGCCCTCGGAGAACCAAACAGATGACATACCCTTGGAGAAGCAAACAAATGACATGTCCTTGGAAACACAAAGAGATGAAATGTCCTTGGAGAAGCAAACAGATAACACGCCCTTGGAGAAGCAAGCGGATGACACCCCCGTGAACAATCAAACAGATGACAGACCCTTCGAGAAACAAAAGGATAACACATCCTTGGAGAAGCAAACAGATGACATGTCCTTGGAGAAACAAACAGATGATGCATTTTTGGGGAAGCATACAGATGATCAAGTTATCATGCCAACGACTCATATGGAGACCGATTCTGACCAAAGTGGCATTCTCAATGTCAAGGCTGAAGCAGAGAATGGGGCTGCAACTATAACATCAGAAAATAAGACCATATCAGCAGTGACTGATGTGAGGGAGCCTCATCCTGGAGATAATTACACCAAAACACCCTCAAAAGAGGAACAGACAGCAGGAGATAATTCAACCCCTATAGAGGGCTCAAATCAGTCGTTCATCTTTGAACCCTACTCAGATGGTGATGATTCTGGCACAGAGGAAGAACAGGTTGCTTTCATGAAGGAGTTGGAGAATTTCTATCGGGAGAGGAGCATGGAGTTCAAACCGCCTAAATTTTATGGAGAAGCACTCAATTGTCTCAA GTTGTGGAGAACAGTTACTAGATTGGGTGGTTATGATCAG GTGACAGCATGCAAGCTTTGGCGTCAAGTTGGCGAGTCTTTCAAACCTCCAAA GACCTGTACAACAATTTCTTGGTCATTTCGAATTTTTTTCGAGAAG GCACTCCTTGAGTACGAGAAACATAAGATCCAAACTGGTGAATTAAAATTTTCCATGGCAAATCTTCCAGGATCTATGAGTGTTGATAATCAG GTAGGTGGAAATCAAGGGTCAGGTTCTGGTAGAGCTAGGCGGGATGCTGCAGCCCGAGCAATGCAGGGATGGCATGCACAACGGCTACTTAACGGAGAG GACAAGAACTCTCTTTCTTTCATGAAGAGGG GCACATTGAAGAAGAGAAAAGCTCCAACCCTAGAGGATGCAGTAAAAGTTGCAAAAACAGACCCTGTTAAACGACA AGGGGATGTAATAATTACTGATGCTGGTGCCCCTGCGGACTGGGTGAAGATAAATGTTCTGAGGACT AAGGAGTTCTTTGAAGTCTATGCCCTAGTCCCTGGGCTTTTGCGTGAAGAG GTGCAAGTTCAGTCGGATCCTGCAGGACGTTTGATTATTTCTGGCGATCCCGAGCAGCGAGATAATCCTTGGGGTGTCACCCCCTTTAAAAAG GTCATAACCTTGCCTTCACGAATCAATCCACATCAAACATCTGCAGTAGTTTCCTTACACGGCCAGCTATTTGTTCGTGCGCCAATTGATGAATCAGATGTATGA
- the LOC135635587 gene encoding AT-rich interactive domain-containing protein 5-like isoform X1, whose translation MMAEPMATVGPEQEMPVLPENKVTDAKDDGGDLQTLPKDHTDNQSSQLGAEPDLTRKSESVKIAAEHDISKELDDTHLDKPTEETHLEKTTDNTPLENLMEEISFEKQTVETPLEKRTDGAPSDKKTDDAPSEKQTDDAPSVKLTGDALPEKQTDDALSVKLTGDALLEKQTDDMPSENQTDDIPLEKQTNDMSLETQRDEMSLEKQTDNTPLEKQADDTPVNNQTDDRPFEKQKDNTSLEKQTDDMSLEKQTDDAFLGKHTDDQVIMPTTHMETDSDQSGILNVKAEAENGAATITSENKTISAVTDVREPHPGDNYTKTPSKEEQTAGDNSTPIEGSNQSFIFEPYSDGDDSGTEEEQVAFMKELENFYRERSMEFKPPKFYGEALNCLKLWRTVTRLGGYDQVTACKLWRQVGESFKPPKTCTTISWSFRIFFEKALLEYEKHKIQTGELKFSMANLPGSMSVDNQVGGNQGSGSGRARRDAAARAMQGWHAQRLLNGEVGDPIIKDKNSLSFMKRGTLKKRKAPTLEDAVKVAKTDPVKRQGDVIITDAGAPADWVKINVLRTKEFFEVYALVPGLLREEVQVQSDPAGRLIISGDPEQRDNPWGVTPFKKVITLPSRINPHQTSAVVSLHGQLFVRAPIDESDV comes from the exons ATGATGGCTGAGCCAATGGCTACCGTCGGTCCAGAGCAAGAAATGCCAGTGCTTCCTGAAAACAAAGTGACTGATGCCAAAGATGATGGTGGGGACCTTCAAACTTTGCCAAAGGACCACACAGACAATCAGAGCTCTCAGTTGGGAGCGGAGCCTGATTTGACCAGGAAATCTGAATCTGTCAAGATCGCTGCCGAACACGATATATCCAAGGAACTGGACGATACACATTTGGACAAGCCAACAGAGGAGACACATTTAGAGAAGACAACAGACAACACACCGTTGGAGAATTTAATGGAAGAGATATCCTTTGAGAAGCAAACAGTCGAGACACCATTGGAGAAACGAACAGATGGTGCACCGTCAGATAAGAAAACAGATGATGCACCTTCAGAGAAGCAAACAGATGATGCACCATCCGTGAAGCTAACAGGTGATGCATTGCCGGAGAAGCAAACTGATGATGCACTGTCCGTGAAGCTAACAGGTGATGCATTGCTGGAGAAGCAAACAGATGACATGCCCTCGGAGAACCAAACAGATGACATACCCTTGGAGAAGCAAACAAATGACATGTCCTTGGAAACACAAAGAGATGAAATGTCCTTGGAGAAGCAAACAGATAACACGCCCTTGGAGAAGCAAGCGGATGACACCCCCGTGAACAATCAAACAGATGACAGACCCTTCGAGAAACAAAAGGATAACACATCCTTGGAGAAGCAAACAGATGACATGTCCTTGGAGAAACAAACAGATGATGCATTTTTGGGGAAGCATACAGATGATCAAGTTATCATGCCAACGACTCATATGGAGACCGATTCTGACCAAAGTGGCATTCTCAATGTCAAGGCTGAAGCAGAGAATGGGGCTGCAACTATAACATCAGAAAATAAGACCATATCAGCAGTGACTGATGTGAGGGAGCCTCATCCTGGAGATAATTACACCAAAACACCCTCAAAAGAGGAACAGACAGCAGGAGATAATTCAACCCCTATAGAGGGCTCAAATCAGTCGTTCATCTTTGAACCCTACTCAGATGGTGATGATTCTGGCACAGAGGAAGAACAGGTTGCTTTCATGAAGGAGTTGGAGAATTTCTATCGGGAGAGGAGCATGGAGTTCAAACCGCCTAAATTTTATGGAGAAGCACTCAATTGTCTCAA GTTGTGGAGAACAGTTACTAGATTGGGTGGTTATGATCAG GTGACAGCATGCAAGCTTTGGCGTCAAGTTGGCGAGTCTTTCAAACCTCCAAA GACCTGTACAACAATTTCTTGGTCATTTCGAATTTTTTTCGAGAAG GCACTCCTTGAGTACGAGAAACATAAGATCCAAACTGGTGAATTAAAATTTTCCATGGCAAATCTTCCAGGATCTATGAGTGTTGATAATCAG GTAGGTGGAAATCAAGGGTCAGGTTCTGGTAGAGCTAGGCGGGATGCTGCAGCCCGAGCAATGCAGGGATGGCATGCACAACGGCTACTTAACGGAGAGGTTGGGGATCCAATAATTAAG GACAAGAACTCTCTTTCTTTCATGAAGAGGG GCACATTGAAGAAGAGAAAAGCTCCAACCCTAGAGGATGCAGTAAAAGTTGCAAAAACAGACCCTGTTAAACGACA AGGGGATGTAATAATTACTGATGCTGGTGCCCCTGCGGACTGGGTGAAGATAAATGTTCTGAGGACT AAGGAGTTCTTTGAAGTCTATGCCCTAGTCCCTGGGCTTTTGCGTGAAGAG GTGCAAGTTCAGTCGGATCCTGCAGGACGTTTGATTATTTCTGGCGATCCCGAGCAGCGAGATAATCCTTGGGGTGTCACCCCCTTTAAAAAG GTCATAACCTTGCCTTCACGAATCAATCCACATCAAACATCTGCAGTAGTTTCCTTACACGGCCAGCTATTTGTTCGTGCGCCAATTGATGAATCAGATGTATGA